One stretch of Janibacter limosus DNA includes these proteins:
- a CDS encoding class I SAM-dependent methyltransferase yields MTSSEPTPRGLRRSVRLFRSFLVEQSDPHRFYSELAADSIALLQEHAPLEGRTVLDVGAGPSEFARAFRAAGAHYVPVDHDASVSSVRDGGVVGDALRLPVADGSVDIVFSSNMWEHVPDPEAVADELLRATRPGGLVFLSYTNWLSPWGGHETSPWHWLGGERAIARYERKHGHPPKNRVGDTLHRVSVRQGLDWAHRADADVLAARPRYLPDAAAHILRVPGVREVVTWNLLLILRRR; encoded by the coding sequence ATGACCTCCAGTGAGCCGACGCCTCGCGGTCTGCGCCGCTCGGTGCGTCTCTTCCGCTCCTTCCTCGTCGAGCAGAGCGACCCGCACCGCTTCTACTCCGAGCTGGCTGCCGACTCGATCGCCCTCCTGCAGGAGCACGCCCCGCTCGAGGGCCGCACCGTGCTCGACGTCGGGGCGGGTCCGAGCGAGTTCGCCCGGGCCTTCCGCGCTGCCGGCGCCCACTACGTGCCCGTCGACCACGACGCGAGCGTCTCGTCCGTGCGCGACGGGGGAGTGGTGGGCGATGCCCTGCGCCTGCCCGTGGCCGACGGCAGTGTCGACATCGTCTTCTCGAGCAACATGTGGGAGCACGTCCCCGACCCCGAGGCCGTGGCCGACGAGCTGCTGCGGGCGACCCGACCCGGCGGGCTGGTCTTCCTCTCCTACACCAACTGGCTCTCGCCCTGGGGTGGTCACGAGACCTCGCCGTGGCACTGGCTGGGCGGCGAGCGGGCGATCGCACGCTACGAGCGCAAGCACGGGCACCCGCCCAAGAACAGGGTCGGCGACACCCTGCACCGGGTGAGCGTGCGGCAGGGGCTGGACTGGGCGCACCGGGCGGACGCCGACGTGCTCGCGGCCCGCCCGCGCTACCTCCCCGACGCCGCCGCCCACATCCTGCGAGTGCCCGGCGTACGCGAGGTCGTCACCTGGAACCTCCTGCTCATCCTGCGTCGGCGATGA
- a CDS encoding alpha-(1->3)-arabinofuranosyltransferase domain-containing protein has protein sequence MTEGSDPGAVDAARARLQRVVAALLVAVVPWLVAPGMLEPDTKSDLVISPGRFLGRALWAWNDHTGIGELQNQAYGYLWPMGPLFWAGDAVGAPGWVTQRVWWTLILVVSFVGAERLARRVGGLPTVPALVVGAVFALSPRVLTVLSEISVEVWPQALAPWLVLLAAKGVAPDAPPAARRRMAVGTGLLAASLGGVNATVSLVALVPAAAWILLAPGGRRRWRALLWWCGGAALGSAWWLGPLLVLGRYSYPFLDHIELASTTTAVASVTNVLRGANHWIAYILTAGDHPTWQSGWLLAQSVTGIIATTVLAGLGLAGLVRRRSGDDDTGEDPASTTGRHLTRWALALVLVGVVAMAVGRSGSASGPLATTVQGWLDGPLAPFRNVHKADLLIRLPVAIGVGLIAHWATRVERGAGPLARQVVVIGTVLALVGSLAPLWASRVGDAWAADGVPTAWQEIAADVDAMAATDGGTTLVLPGARSADFTWGRLTDEPLTALAASPVLVRAAAPLGHPGATRILDRVDDLTATGRSQPALAQGLRRLGVSRVVVRGGLDPDVGAVDPVRVAATFTASPGVSLARSVGEGSDRISVWRLDEPATPVSLVPSAAMVDVAGAPEAWFALVAAGLLDPDALTTQADGAHADVRSDTLRWQALNSGRPAARGHGPTLPADDERPAVVGTRDLAPGGQPVGRTTRFYAGLDALRVTSSAADPFAADWRGAGSGPAAMVDGDPRTAWLSGDGSPTQTVTVDLPDGSRPDALLVHAAWGSDIAPVVGAEVAGSTGHRLPGSTTWRVPLDGRERRSLTVSLTGDTGPAGTAQQPLGVRELELEGGPRMSTGLSVPEGPGPVLLTRDPRGAVLPEMGEDPPDLVRSVGPLPQTQVSATVRARADESGQAVVAAPWSLAGSTLPDGSQPADGLTSWPVAAIDGDPATRWRPSARTAEPTLAVDLGAERQVSTITLDRPSGSVTVATDSGRYVLPSGTTLQIPEQRTRSLSLTFTRPPGRASWAAPEVGIAGLSGPTGQLTLPCTEAGAVGRADGRIGLSLTASRRALIAGDPVAATACGDLPAGDGEISALAAPGLLPQTVSLVPTGWTRTDVAPERTVTSRRDHVGRWVFEVGPGTRSVLALSQGANAGWRATDDQGHRLEPVTVDGWRQAFVVPTGSTTKVVVDFAPNGQHRLALAAGAALVAVLLLWALLEMVLRRRDAARDADAARDADAARDVDAVTDDARAEDAPVVAPIVGPADIPGTPAATKDADRSAPVLLTVLTAVLVAALVGLLVAGPVGMMASVIGALVPVRRRALWVALVLSGAGVALAVLGVAERQSTGSLVSQLLGALTLGLLVAALVRPWRGGRDRAPDAPPASTTGAPDPR, from the coding sequence ATGACCGAAGGGAGCGACCCCGGCGCGGTCGACGCCGCCAGGGCGCGCCTGCAGCGGGTCGTCGCGGCCCTGCTCGTCGCCGTGGTCCCGTGGCTCGTGGCCCCGGGCATGCTCGAGCCCGACACCAAGAGCGACCTCGTCATCTCGCCGGGCCGCTTCCTGGGCCGGGCCCTGTGGGCGTGGAACGACCACACCGGCATCGGCGAGCTGCAGAACCAGGCCTACGGCTACCTCTGGCCGATGGGTCCCCTCTTCTGGGCGGGCGATGCCGTGGGCGCGCCGGGATGGGTGACCCAGCGCGTCTGGTGGACCCTGATCCTCGTCGTGTCCTTCGTCGGTGCAGAGCGGCTGGCCCGGCGGGTGGGTGGACTCCCCACGGTCCCCGCCCTCGTCGTCGGCGCGGTCTTCGCGCTGTCCCCGCGGGTGCTCACCGTGCTCTCCGAGATCTCGGTGGAGGTGTGGCCGCAGGCGCTCGCCCCGTGGCTGGTCCTGCTCGCCGCGAAGGGGGTGGCCCCCGATGCCCCTCCTGCCGCACGACGGCGGATGGCCGTGGGGACCGGCCTGCTGGCCGCCTCCCTCGGCGGCGTCAACGCCACGGTCTCCCTGGTGGCCCTGGTCCCGGCGGCGGCCTGGATCCTGCTGGCTCCCGGCGGGCGCCGCCGCTGGCGCGCCCTGCTGTGGTGGTGCGGGGGAGCAGCCCTCGGCTCCGCATGGTGGCTCGGTCCGCTTCTCGTCCTCGGCCGGTACTCCTACCCCTTCCTCGACCACATCGAGCTCGCGTCGACGACGACCGCGGTCGCGTCCGTCACCAATGTGCTGCGGGGCGCCAACCACTGGATCGCCTACATCCTCACGGCGGGTGACCACCCCACCTGGCAGAGCGGCTGGCTGCTGGCCCAGTCGGTGACCGGGATCATCGCGACGACGGTGCTGGCGGGCCTCGGCCTCGCCGGTCTGGTCCGTCGCCGATCGGGCGATGACGACACCGGCGAGGACCCCGCGTCGACGACCGGTCGCCACCTCACCCGGTGGGCGCTCGCTCTCGTCCTCGTCGGGGTGGTCGCCATGGCGGTGGGCCGCTCCGGGTCGGCCTCCGGTCCCTTGGCGACGACGGTCCAGGGCTGGCTCGACGGGCCTCTCGCCCCCTTCCGCAATGTCCACAAGGCCGACCTGCTCATCCGGCTGCCCGTGGCGATCGGCGTCGGGTTGATCGCGCACTGGGCCACCCGGGTCGAGCGTGGTGCCGGGCCGCTCGCCCGCCAGGTCGTCGTCATCGGGACGGTGCTGGCCCTGGTCGGCTCGCTGGCCCCGCTGTGGGCCTCGCGGGTGGGCGATGCGTGGGCCGCCGACGGGGTGCCGACCGCCTGGCAGGAGATTGCCGCCGACGTCGACGCGATGGCCGCGACCGATGGGGGCACGACGCTGGTCCTGCCGGGGGCGCGCAGCGCTGACTTCACCTGGGGCCGGCTCACCGACGAGCCGCTGACGGCCCTCGCCGCCTCACCGGTCCTGGTCCGGGCGGCCGCTCCGCTCGGGCACCCTGGGGCCACCCGCATCCTCGACCGCGTCGACGACCTCACCGCGACCGGTCGCAGCCAGCCGGCACTCGCGCAGGGCCTGCGGCGGCTCGGCGTCTCCCGGGTCGTCGTCAGGGGAGGCCTCGACCCCGATGTCGGCGCCGTGGACCCCGTCCGGGTGGCAGCGACCTTCACCGCGAGCCCCGGGGTGAGTCTCGCCCGGTCGGTCGGGGAGGGGTCCGACCGGATCAGCGTGTGGCGGCTCGACGAGCCGGCCACCCCGGTCTCGCTCGTCCCCAGCGCCGCGATGGTCGACGTGGCGGGCGCCCCCGAGGCGTGGTTCGCGCTCGTCGCGGCCGGGCTGCTGGACCCCGACGCCCTGACCACGCAGGCCGACGGCGCGCACGCCGACGTCCGGTCCGACACCCTGCGGTGGCAGGCACTGAACTCCGGCCGCCCTGCGGCACGCGGCCACGGCCCGACCCTGCCGGCTGACGACGAGCGACCGGCAGTCGTGGGGACCCGCGACCTGGCCCCGGGCGGCCAGCCGGTGGGCAGGACGACCCGCTTCTACGCGGGCCTGGACGCGCTGCGCGTCACCTCCAGCGCCGCCGACCCCTTCGCCGCCGACTGGCGCGGGGCGGGCAGCGGTCCAGCAGCGATGGTCGACGGTGACCCACGCACCGCGTGGCTGAGCGGCGACGGATCACCCACCCAGACCGTCACAGTGGACCTGCCCGACGGCAGCCGGCCGGACGCGCTGCTCGTCCACGCGGCGTGGGGCAGCGACATCGCCCCCGTCGTCGGGGCGGAGGTCGCTGGGAGCACCGGACACCGCCTGCCGGGGTCGACGACCTGGCGGGTGCCGCTCGACGGCCGGGAGCGGCGGAGCCTGACCGTCTCGCTCACCGGCGACACCGGCCCTGCTGGCACCGCCCAGCAGCCGCTGGGGGTGCGCGAGCTCGAGCTCGAGGGCGGGCCACGGATGTCGACGGGCCTCAGCGTCCCGGAGGGCCCCGGTCCGGTGCTCCTCACGAGGGACCCCCGGGGCGCGGTGCTCCCCGAGATGGGTGAGGACCCGCCGGACCTCGTGCGCAGCGTCGGCCCCCTGCCGCAGACGCAGGTCTCCGCGACCGTCCGGGCGCGCGCGGACGAGTCGGGCCAGGCAGTCGTCGCTGCTCCCTGGAGCCTGGCCGGCAGCACCCTGCCCGATGGGTCCCAACCCGCCGACGGACTCACCTCCTGGCCGGTGGCCGCGATCGACGGTGACCCCGCGACGCGCTGGCGCCCCTCCGCGCGCACCGCCGAACCCACCCTCGCCGTCGACCTCGGCGCCGAGCGGCAGGTCAGCACCATCACCCTCGACCGGCCGTCGGGGTCGGTGACCGTGGCGACGGACTCGGGACGCTACGTGCTGCCGAGCGGGACGACCCTGCAGATCCCCGAGCAGCGCACCCGGTCCCTGTCGCTGACCTTCACCCGACCGCCGGGTCGGGCCTCGTGGGCCGCGCCGGAGGTGGGCATCGCCGGACTCTCCGGCCCGACGGGGCAGCTCACCCTGCCGTGCACCGAGGCGGGCGCCGTCGGTCGGGCCGACGGGCGGATCGGTCTGTCCCTCACCGCCTCGCGCCGCGCCCTCATCGCCGGCGACCCGGTCGCGGCGACGGCATGCGGCGACCTCCCGGCCGGAGACGGCGAGATCAGCGCGCTCGCCGCCCCCGGACTCCTGCCGCAGACCGTCTCGCTCGTCCCGACGGGGTGGACCCGCACCGACGTCGCCCCGGAGCGCACGGTGACCAGTCGCCGCGACCACGTCGGCCGCTGGGTCTTCGAGGTCGGCCCCGGCACGCGGTCGGTGCTGGCCCTGAGCCAGGGCGCCAACGCCGGGTGGCGGGCCACCGACGACCAGGGGCACCGGCTGGAGCCCGTGACCGTGGACGGGTGGCGCCAGGCCTTCGTCGTCCCGACCGGCAGCACGACGAAGGTCGTGGTGGACTTCGCGCCCAACGGGCAGCACCGGCTCGCGCTCGCGGCCGGGGCGGCCCTGGTCGCGGTCCTGCTCCTGTGGGCCCTGCTCGAGATGGTCCTGCGACGCCGGGACGCCGCGCGCGACGCGGACGCCGCGCGCGACGCGGACGCCGCGCGCGACGTGGACGCCGTAACCGATGACGCTCGTGCCGAGGACGCCCCGGTCGTCGCCCCGATCGTGGGCCCGGCCGACATCCCGGGCACCCCTGCCGCGACGAAGGACGCGGACCGGAGCGCCCCGGTCCTGCTGACCGTGCTCACCGCGGTGCTGGTCGCCGCCCTCGTCGGGCTGCTCGTGGCCGGTCCCGTGGGGATGATGGCGTCGGTGATCGGGGCGCTGGTGCCCGTGCGCCGCCGCGCTCTCTGGGTCGCCCTGGTCCTGTCCGGAGCGGGGGTCGCGCTGGCCGTGCTCGGGGTGGCCGAGCGTCAGTCCACCGGGTCGCTCGTCTCGCAGCTGCTCGGGGCGCTCACCCTCGGTCTGCTGGTTGCGGCGTTGGTGCGACCGTGGCGCGGTGGGCGCGATCGAGCACCGGACGCTCCACCAGCATCCACGACAGGTGCCCCAGACCCACGCTGA
- a CDS encoding acyltransferase family protein — protein sequence MVGDDISTATQRPGRILGLDLLRAVAAWLVLLSHVAFWTGAGAHGTVGGLAVRGELGVAVFFALSAFLLSTPFVRRGLGDRAPWSAGRYLVRRAARILPAYLLALAAVVAVAAALGGAAGSVLDLPTVLVHLVVGQGFTGRTFQSFTQTWSLTTEITFYVLLPVVALLVAPLVRADTPVARARRMLVLCAVVAVGGLCAQAASALVPDPQWAGVIATSAAGHAAWFAIGTAATVLVEAERAGIEVTPRPALAVLRTSPGTLVLLAIVAWVIASTPIAGPRGVEASTPAQALAAEVLYGVVAASLLLAGTSRGLTESLTASPVAGALRWLGNISYAVFLWHVLVLQVVFAALDLRLFAAPFAPTLLLVTIVSVGLGHLSWMLVERPVLDRAHRATVAPTPQPADRG from the coding sequence ATGGTAGGCGACGACATCAGTACCGCGACGCAACGTCCGGGGCGCATCCTCGGGCTCGACCTGCTCCGTGCGGTGGCGGCATGGCTCGTCCTGCTCTCGCACGTCGCCTTCTGGACCGGGGCGGGGGCGCACGGAACCGTCGGCGGCCTGGCCGTGCGCGGCGAGCTCGGGGTCGCCGTCTTCTTCGCCCTCTCCGCCTTCCTGCTGTCCACTCCCTTCGTCCGTCGGGGGCTGGGCGACCGGGCACCGTGGTCGGCCGGGAGATACCTCGTGCGTCGCGCGGCGCGCATCCTCCCCGCCTACCTGCTGGCCCTCGCAGCGGTCGTCGCGGTGGCTGCCGCCCTGGGGGGTGCGGCCGGCAGCGTGCTGGACCTGCCGACCGTGCTCGTGCACCTCGTGGTGGGCCAGGGCTTCACGGGTCGCACCTTCCAGTCCTTCACCCAGACCTGGAGCCTGACCACCGAGATCACCTTCTACGTCCTGCTGCCCGTCGTCGCGCTCCTCGTGGCACCGCTCGTGCGTGCCGACACGCCCGTCGCCCGGGCGCGCCGGATGCTCGTGCTGTGCGCCGTGGTCGCCGTCGGCGGGCTGTGCGCGCAGGCAGCCTCGGCCCTCGTGCCCGACCCCCAGTGGGCGGGCGTGATCGCGACCAGCGCCGCGGGGCACGCGGCCTGGTTCGCGATCGGCACGGCGGCGACGGTGCTGGTCGAGGCCGAGCGAGCGGGCATCGAGGTGACGCCGCGGCCGGCGCTCGCGGTGCTGCGGACCAGCCCCGGGACCCTTGTGCTGCTGGCGATCGTCGCGTGGGTCATCGCCTCGACACCCATCGCCGGTCCGAGAGGGGTCGAGGCCTCCACACCCGCGCAGGCCCTGGCCGCCGAGGTCCTGTACGGCGTGGTCGCTGCCAGCCTGCTGCTCGCCGGCACCTCTCGCGGCCTCACCGAGAGCCTCACGGCCTCCCCCGTGGCGGGAGCCCTGCGCTGGCTCGGCAACATCTCCTACGCCGTCTTCCTCTGGCACGTCCTCGTCCTGCAGGTGGTCTTCGCGGCCCTGGACCTGCGACTCTTCGCCGCTCCCTTCGCCCCGACCCTGCTCCTCGTGACGATCGTCAGCGTGGGTCTGGGGCACCTGTCGTGGATGCTGGTGGAGCGTCCGGTGCTCGATCGCGCCCACCGCGCCACGGTCGCACCAACGCCGCAACCAGCAGACCGAGGGTGA
- a CDS encoding GHMP kinase, producing the protein MTVRPVLRARAPLRVSFAGGGTDVAPFPQREGGAVLSATIGSYAYATLRPRSDGHITVESHDYGTSIGYDVGTPLVLDGTLDLPKAAIARIMTLEGAIRSDGFDLFLHTNAPPGSGLGSSSAVMVAVIDLVARHCGLDLGPHEIAELAYRLEREDLQIPGGYQDQYAAAFGGFNFMEFRQDGEVVVNPLRVRPDTVHELEHNMLLAYTGRTRVSDHIIEDQVTRYETGNEDAVAGLRAQRDLADAMRVALLRGKVDEIGHLLGQAWQQKQRMSSRITTPLIAEAVETALGCGAFGGKVTGAGGGGHMIFICEFEKRHFVADELIRLGLSVSEFTFTKHGVTTWKGQQ; encoded by the coding sequence ATGACCGTGCGTCCAGTGCTGCGCGCTCGCGCACCCCTGCGGGTCAGTTTCGCTGGTGGGGGCACAGATGTCGCCCCCTTCCCCCAACGCGAAGGGGGAGCCGTCCTCAGCGCGACGATCGGCAGCTACGCCTACGCGACCCTCCGGCCGCGCTCCGACGGTCACATCACCGTCGAGTCGCACGACTACGGGACCTCGATCGGGTACGACGTGGGGACGCCTCTCGTGCTCGACGGGACCCTCGACCTGCCCAAGGCCGCCATCGCCCGGATCATGACGCTCGAGGGGGCCATCCGCTCCGACGGGTTCGACCTCTTCCTGCACACCAATGCCCCTCCGGGCTCCGGGCTGGGCAGCTCGAGCGCCGTCATGGTCGCGGTCATCGACCTCGTCGCCCGACACTGCGGCCTGGACCTGGGTCCGCACGAGATCGCCGAGCTCGCCTACCGCCTCGAGCGCGAGGACCTGCAGATCCCCGGCGGCTACCAGGACCAGTACGCGGCCGCCTTCGGCGGGTTCAACTTCATGGAGTTCCGGCAGGACGGCGAGGTCGTCGTCAACCCGCTGCGGGTCCGCCCCGACACCGTCCACGAGCTCGAGCACAACATGCTGCTCGCCTACACGGGCCGCACCCGCGTGAGCGACCACATCATCGAGGACCAGGTCACCCGCTACGAGACGGGCAACGAGGACGCCGTGGCGGGCCTGCGCGCCCAGCGCGACCTCGCCGACGCCATGCGCGTGGCCCTGCTGCGCGGCAAGGTCGACGAGATCGGCCACCTGCTGGGGCAGGCGTGGCAGCAGAAGCAGAGGATGTCCTCGCGCATCACCACGCCGCTCATCGCCGAGGCCGTGGAGACCGCCCTCGGGTGCGGCGCCTTCGGTGGCAAGGTGACGGGTGCCGGCGGTGGCGGGCACATGATCTTCATCTGCGAGTTCGAGAAGCGCCACTTCGTGGCCGACGAGCTCATCCGCCTGGGGCTGTCGGTCTCGGAGTTCACCTTCACCAAGCACGGCGTCACGACCTGGAAGGGCCAGCAATGA
- a CDS encoding D-sedoheptulose-7-phosphate isomerase encodes MTSTETRSGLVARQLDAGIAAWADLAEQVAAPATRAAVEAAGEAVLEALRAGGTLLVAGNGGSAAIASHVAAEFLGKCIHDRHPLPAISLAESHSSLTAIGNDYGFDQVFLRGVQAFARPGDVLLTMSTSGTSPNVVAALAEARRRGVRTILMTGAKGAGQGDLADHLLVVPSSETPRIQEVHMLWAHAWCEAVDLAMQDPS; translated from the coding sequence ATGACATCCACCGAGACGCGGTCCGGCCTCGTGGCCCGGCAGCTCGATGCCGGGATCGCCGCCTGGGCAGACCTCGCCGAGCAGGTCGCCGCACCCGCGACGCGCGCGGCCGTCGAGGCGGCCGGCGAGGCGGTCCTCGAGGCGCTGCGCGCGGGCGGGACCCTGCTCGTCGCGGGCAACGGCGGCTCGGCGGCCATCGCCAGCCACGTGGCCGCAGAGTTCCTCGGCAAGTGCATCCACGACCGCCACCCCCTTCCCGCCATCAGCCTTGCCGAGTCGCACTCGTCGCTCACCGCGATCGGCAACGACTACGGCTTCGACCAGGTCTTCCTGCGCGGCGTGCAGGCCTTCGCCCGGCCCGGGGACGTCCTGCTCACGATGTCGACCTCGGGCACGAGCCCCAATGTCGTCGCAGCGCTGGCCGAGGCCCGTCGACGCGGCGTGCGCACCATCCTCATGACCGGCGCGAAGGGGGCCGGCCAGGGCGATCTGGCCGACCACCTGCTGGTCGTGCCGTCCAGCGAGACCCCGCGGATCCAGGAGGTCCACATGCTGTGGGCGCACGCCTGGTGCGAGGCGGTCGACCTGGCCATGCAGGACCCGTCCTGA
- a CDS encoding D-glycero-alpha-D-manno-heptose-1,7-bisphosphate 7-phosphatase — protein MGARLVRGGRPGHAGPVLTPSPWWFGPPALHPPAEGTPFDLVLLDRDGTLNVRVPDDYVTRPEDLELLPGAAQAVGRLTRAGCRTVLVTNQRGIARGLMDRDALVAVHARLESLLRVEGGRLDAVVVCPHGHGECGCRKPLDGLFREALRRASWADPARCVMVGDMPSDLEPAGRLGMRTERVAVDRPVGDAVTRLLGPSGH, from the coding sequence GTGGGCGCACGCCTGGTGCGAGGCGGTCGACCTGGCCATGCAGGACCCGTCCTGACCCCGAGCCCGTGGTGGTTCGGGCCGCCGGCCCTGCACCCGCCGGCGGAGGGCACCCCCTTCGACCTCGTCCTGCTCGATCGTGACGGCACGCTCAACGTGCGCGTCCCGGACGACTACGTCACGCGCCCCGAGGACCTCGAGCTGCTGCCGGGCGCGGCGCAGGCGGTCGGGCGGCTCACCCGGGCCGGGTGCCGCACGGTGCTCGTCACCAACCAACGCGGGATCGCCCGCGGCCTGATGGACCGCGACGCGCTCGTGGCGGTTCACGCCCGGCTCGAGTCGCTCCTGCGGGTGGAGGGAGGACGGCTGGACGCCGTCGTGGTCTGCCCGCACGGTCACGGCGAGTGCGGCTGCCGCAAGCCGCTCGACGGACTCTTCCGCGAGGCCCTGCGCCGGGCGTCCTGGGCGGACCCCGCCAGGTGCGTCATGGTGGGCGACATGCCCTCCGACCTCGAGCCGGCCGGGCGTCTCGGGATGCGGACGGAGCGGGTCGCGGTCGATCGTCCGGTGGGTGATGCGGTGACCCGACTGCTCGGCCCCTCGGGGCACTGA
- a CDS encoding DUF3068 domain-containing protein has protein sequence MRKYLLPTIIMCVGAFILTMGLLFKFYAYPRLAVVPTDQNTTQIVQDPDAKFFDADNVKPGNGELTTTARIIGDPEASEQASEETGEDVAIWNSGQVSDNNGDNIPMDGSTEVLVFDRHTGEAINCCGESKNGEAVKRSGLLVKFPFDTQPVDTYTWWDSTVGQAFPVKYTGEEELQGMNTYVFTQEVPETKYATRELPGNLFGGSASSGAVDADRYYSNKRTFWVDPVTGVVLDRVEDQKQEFRYDGKTLNALETTSRFTPDTVSGNVEEYKSKSAQLHMVQSTLPLIFTILGILLLLGGLVLSLVIGRRRTADPEPDRDDDQRGDPVFGR, from the coding sequence GTGCGCAAGTACCTGCTGCCGACGATCATCATGTGTGTCGGCGCGTTCATCCTCACCATGGGACTGCTCTTCAAGTTCTATGCCTATCCGCGTCTGGCGGTCGTCCCCACGGACCAGAACACGACGCAGATCGTGCAGGACCCGGATGCCAAGTTCTTCGACGCCGACAACGTCAAGCCCGGTAACGGTGAGCTGACGACGACGGCGCGCATCATCGGTGACCCCGAGGCCTCCGAGCAGGCCTCCGAGGAGACCGGCGAGGACGTCGCGATCTGGAACAGCGGCCAGGTCAGCGACAACAACGGCGACAACATCCCGATGGACGGCAGCACCGAGGTGCTCGTCTTCGACCGGCACACCGGCGAGGCCATCAACTGCTGCGGCGAGTCCAAGAACGGCGAGGCCGTCAAGCGCTCGGGCCTGCTGGTGAAGTTCCCCTTCGACACCCAGCCGGTCGACACCTACACCTGGTGGGACAGCACGGTCGGCCAGGCCTTCCCGGTCAAGTACACGGGCGAGGAGGAGCTGCAGGGGATGAACACCTACGTGTTCACCCAGGAGGTCCCCGAGACCAAGTACGCGACGCGGGAGCTGCCCGGCAACCTCTTCGGTGGGTCCGCGAGCTCCGGCGCCGTCGACGCAGACCGCTACTACTCCAACAAGCGCACCTTCTGGGTCGACCCGGTCACCGGAGTCGTCCTGGACCGGGTCGAGGACCAGAAGCAGGAGTTCCGCTACGACGGCAAGACCCTCAACGCCCTCGAGACGACCTCCCGCTTCACCCCTGACACGGTCTCCGGCAATGTCGAGGAGTACAAGTCCAAGTCGGCGCAGCTGCACATGGTCCAGTCGACCCTGCCCCTGATCTTCACGATCCTCGGCATCCTGCTGCTCCTGGGTGGGCTGGTGCTCTCGCTCGTGATCGGTCGGCGCCGCACGGCCGACCCGGAGCCGGACCGCGACGACGACCAGCGTGGGGACCCGGTCTTCGGACGCTGA
- a CDS encoding class I SAM-dependent methyltransferase: MDEGQVDYTEAVSRRASSQAETVAANRGWWDQEASAYLTEHGEFLGDADLVWGPEGWSEDDLHVLGDPTALQGRTVLEFGGGGAQGGRWCAARGARVVSTDLSAGMLTTARAIDARTEGVAPLLAQADATRLPFADASFDIVFSAYGATPFVADSAGLMRELARVLRPGGRLAFSTTHPIRWAFPDVPGPEGLTATMSYFDERPYVEAEWDRASYVEHHRTMGNRIAEIIDAGLVLRAVHELEWPLDNTEVWGAWSPLRGRLLPGTAIFVATRPG, from the coding sequence ATGGATGAGGGGCAGGTCGACTACACCGAGGCGGTCAGTCGGCGGGCGAGCAGCCAGGCCGAGACGGTCGCGGCAAACCGCGGCTGGTGGGACCAGGAGGCGTCCGCCTACCTGACCGAGCACGGCGAGTTCCTCGGGGACGCCGACCTCGTCTGGGGTCCCGAGGGATGGTCGGAGGACGACCTGCACGTGCTCGGCGACCCGACCGCGCTGCAGGGGCGCACCGTCCTCGAGTTCGGTGGCGGCGGCGCCCAGGGCGGGCGGTGGTGCGCTGCACGTGGTGCCCGCGTCGTCTCGACCGACCTGTCCGCCGGGATGCTGACCACGGCCCGGGCCATCGACGCCCGCACCGAGGGCGTCGCTCCCCTGCTCGCCCAGGCGGATGCGACGCGCCTGCCCTTCGCCGACGCGAGCTTCGACATCGTCTTCTCCGCCTACGGGGCCACCCCCTTCGTCGCCGACTCCGCGGGACTCATGCGGGAGCTCGCCCGGGTGCTGCGCCCCGGGGGCCGGCTCGCCTTCTCGACGACCCACCCGATCCGGTGGGCCTTCCCCGACGTGCCGGGACCCGAGGGCCTGACGGCGACCATGTCCTACTTCGACGAGCGGCCCTATGTCGAGGCCGAGTGGGACCGGGCCAGCTATGTGGAGCACCACCGCACCATGGGCAACCGGATCGCCGAGATCATCGACGCGGGACTCGTCCTGCGGGCTGTGCACGAGTTGGAGTGGCCTCTCGACAACACGGAGGTGTGGGGGGCCTGGTCGCCGCTGCGGGGTCGGCTCCTCCCGGGCACGGCGATCTTCGTGGCCACCCGACCGGGCTGA